One Dioscorea cayenensis subsp. rotundata cultivar TDr96_F1 chromosome 15, TDr96_F1_v2_PseudoChromosome.rev07_lg8_w22 25.fasta, whole genome shotgun sequence genomic region harbors:
- the LOC120277839 gene encoding major pollen allergen Ole e 10-like, which yields MGCSTIIGVMVMALLVLQLHSTTLADGKWCVASANATDGPLQEALDWACSPNGGAANCSDIQETGTCYIPNTVKDHASYAFNSYWQLHRDEDDSCNFNGLAIETSTDPSHDNCHFSSTAGAAKLEQEEKEQTVK from the exons ATGGGGTGCAGCACCATCATCGGAGTAATGGTCATGGCATTGCTCGTGCTCCAGCTCCATTCGACTACTTTGGCAG ATGGAAAATGGTGTGTGGCATCAGCAAACGCAACGGATGGACCTCTACAAGAAGCTTTGGACTGGGCGTGCTCACCGAACGGCGGGGCTGCAAACTGCAGTGACATTCAAGAAACCGGGACCTGCTACATCCCTAATACCGTGAAAGACCATGCTTCCTATGCCTTCAATTCCTACTGGCAGCTCCACAGAGATGAAGACGATTCTTGCAACTTCAATGGCCTTGCTATTGAAACTTCAACGGATCCAA GCCATGACAACTGCCATTTCTCAAGCACAGCAGGAGCTGCAAAACTGGAACAGGAGGAAAAAGAACAAACTGTGAAGTAA
- the LOC120278225 gene encoding uncharacterized protein LOC120278225, with protein sequence MSHISARGCLTLNARMESDSQPRGRGQNKHYWTVEEDKALIDALVELSTNTLWRAENGFRNGYLNQLEKMVKEKIPTSTLKAFPNIESRVKLFRSKTTAIADILQISGFNWNYERCTIECEKSAYDEYVKNHKEASGMYGKAFPFFNDLVAVFARDRAQGSARGDIGDDAEQYSHENITLDDDTCFFEMASNDFDMATEEPNPAPSPIGSETSTSRGRQKRKSPVDPSMDKIS encoded by the exons ATGAGCCACATTTCTGCCAGGGGATGTTTAACTTTGAATGCAAG aATGGAGTCAGATTCACAACCAAGGGGTCGGGGACAAAACAAGCATTATTGGACTGTGGAAGAAGACAAAGCCCTTATTGATGCGTTAGTTGAGTTATCTACAAATACATTATGGCGGGCGGAGAATGGGTTTAGAAATGGTTACCTTAACCAATTGGAAAAAATGGTTAAAGAAAAGATTCCAACGAGCACCTTGAAAGCATTTCCCAACATCGAGTCTCGGGTAAAATTGTTTAGAAGCAAGACTACTGCAATTGccgatattttacaaataagtGGCTTCAACTGGAACTATGAGCGATGCACTATTGAATGTGAAAAAAGTGCATATGATGAGTATGTTAAG AATCATAAGGAAGCAAGTGGTATGTATGGCAaggcttttcctttctttaatgACTTGGTTGCAGTCTTCGCAAGAGATAGAGCTCAAGGAAGTGCAAGAGGGGATATTGGGGATGATGCAGAGCAGTATTCACATGAGAACATCACTTTGGATGATGACACATGCTTCTTTGAAATGGCGAGTAATGATTTTGACATGGCTACAGAGGAACCTAATCCGGCCCCATCGCCTATAGGATCAGAGacaagcacctcaagaggacgtcaaaaaagaaaatctcCCGTGGATCCATCAATGGataaaatatcttaa